TCAAGCCGCAGGCCTCCCGCGCACAAGTGGAGAAAGCATTGTCCATGCTGCTGCAGGCGGAGCGCCCGATCATCGTGGCAGGTGGTGGAGTAATCAATGCCAACGCTTCAGCACTGCTGACCGAATTTGCACAAATTGTGCAGCTTCCGGTGATTCCTACATTGATGGGTTGGGGCTGCATTCCTGATGATCACCCCTTGATGGCTGGTATGGCTGGCCTGCAGACATCGCATCGTTATGGCAACGCCACTGTGTTGGCTGCCGATTTTGTCTTTGGTATTGGCAATCGCTGGGCCAACCGCCATACCGGCTCGGTGGACGTCTATACCCAGGGACGAAAATTCGTTCACATCGATATTGAACCCACTCAGATAGGCCGGGTCTTCGCTCCTGATTTCGGCATTGTTTCCGATGCTGCAGCTGCCTTGGAACTATTGATCGAGATTGCCCATGAATGGCGTGCTCAAGGGCGTCTACCGGAACGCCAAGACTGGGTGAGCGAGTGCCAGCGTAGAAAAGCTAGCATGTTGCGTCGCTCTGACCATGCTGACAGGCCAATCAAACCGATGCGGGTGTATGAGGAAATGAACCAATATTTTGGTCGGGATGTTCGCTATGTCAGCACGATAGGCCTGTCGCAGATTGCGGCAGCCCAGTTCCTGCATGTCTACCAGCCACGCAATTGGATCAACTGTGGCCAGGCAGGCCCGCTGGGGTGGACCATTCCAGCGGCAATTGGGACCAAGGTCGGGGAGCCCACCGCGGATGTCGTAGCGATCTCCGGCGACTATGACTTCCAGTTTATGGTGGAGGAGTTGGCTGTCGGTGCTCAATTCCGTATTCCGTATATCCATGTACTGGTCAACAACAGCTATTTGGGCTTGATTCGTCAGGCGCAACGCCAATTCGATATCGACTACTGCGTTCAATTGAGTTTTGAAAATATTAATGCACCCGAACTGGGTAGTTACGGCGTAGATCATGTCAAAGTCGTGGAAGGACTGGGTTGCAAAGCCGTGCGTGTGACAGATCCTGAGCAACTGGCAGCCGGGTTTGCCGAGGCGCGTCGATTGATGAATGAGTATTCGGTACCGGTGGTGGTCGAGGTGATTTTGGAGAGAGTTACCAATATCTCTATGGGTGCGGAGATCAATTCCATCAATGAGTTTGAAGATATTGTTGATCTGCCGGTGTAATCCGGCCATTACCCTGTGGCCGGCAGTCTTGCCCGACCATCATTTTGTAGGAGAGCCTTATGCCAAGATTTGCCGCTAATTTGAGCATGTTGTTTGGCGAAGTTGATTTCCTCTCCCGCTTCCAGGCTGCAGCCAAGGCTGGTTTTAGCGGAGTGGAGTACTTGTTTCCCTATGACTATGACAAACAAAAGTTAGCAGAGCTATTGGATAAGCACCATTTGGTACAAGTCCTGCACAACCTGCCTGCCGGTAACTGGGCAGCAGGGGAACGAGGCATTGCCTGCTTGCCTGATCGTGTTGGGGAGTTTCAGGATGGGGTTGGTGAGGCAATTGCTTATGCGAAGACCTTGGGGTGTAGTCAGCTGAATGTACTGGCTGGTATACGCCCAGCCCGTGTAGAGGCCGATGTGGTGCAGGAGACCTTGTATAACAATTTGCGTTTTGCAGCCAAAGCCTTGAAGGCAGAAGGCATCAAGCTGCTGGTGGAAGCCATTAATACCTTTGATATCCCTGGGTTTGTCATTACCCGCACGCCCCAGGTACTAGCACTGATACGGGATATTGGTAGTGACAACCTATTTGTCCAATACGACATTTATCACATGCAGCGGATGGAAGGGGAGCTGGCTCTGACCCTCCAATCACAACTACAGCACATCGCACATATCCAGTTGGCTGACAATCCGGGACGTCACGAGCCCGGTACAGGGGAAATCAATTACCCCTACCTGTTCGGATTGTTGGATCGACTTGGATATCAGGGCTGGGTTGGCTGCGAATATAAACCCAAAGCCGGGACTGTGGCTGGTTTGGGGTGGGTTAGTCAGTATCTGTAAGTCATATTAGGAGGAGGCTAAAATGAAAATTGGATTTATCGGACTAGGAATCATGGGGGCTCCGATGGCTGGGCACTTGGCACAGGCCGGGCATGTCTTGTTCGTCAATTCACGTAGCAGCTTGCCGCAATCACTGGCGGAATTTCCAGTGACAGCTTGTGACAAGGCTAGGCAGGTGGCTGAACTCGCGGATGTAATCATTCTTATGTTGCCGGATACACCAGATGTGGAGGAGGTATTGTTTGGGGCTCACGGTGTTGCGGAAGCAGAACTGAGAGGTAAGGTGGTGGTAGATATGTCTTCCATCTCCCCCATTGAAACCAAGCAGTTTGCCCTCCAGATCGAGAAACTGGGAGGGCATTATCTGGATGCACCGGTGTCCGGGGGGGAGGTAGGCGCCAGGGCTGCAACCCTGTCCATCATGGTTGGGGGGCCGCAGGATGTGTTTGAGCAGTTGCTGCCGATTTTTCAACTGATGGGGAAGAACATTACCCGGATTGGTGAAAATGGAGATGGTCAGACGGCCAAAGTGGCAAACCAGATTATTGTGGCGCTGACCATTGAGGCTGTTGGTGAGGCGTTGTTATTTGCTGCTCGTGCAGGTGCTGATCCGGCAAAGGTAAGGCAAGCATTACTGGGTGGTTTTGCTTCATCGAAAATTCTGGAAGTACATGGCGAACGTATGGTGAAGCGTACTTTTGATCCTGGATTCCGCATTTCTTTACACCAAAAGGATCTCAATCTTGCCTTGTCCAGTGCACAGAAAATGGCGCTGGCATTGCCTGCTACGGCATTGGCTCAGCAACTGTTAAGCAGTTGTATTGCCCAAGGAGGAGCGGCTTGGGATCATAGCGCCATGGTGCGGGCGCTGGAGCAGTTATCAGATTTTTCAATCCCGGGGCAGTAGATTGCATTTGTAGCAAACTATAGTGAATTAATAAGTCGGGGTGGAGCAATCCCCTCGACTTATTGCCCTGTCCCCGTCCCCTCCTGCTTTTTATAGCAAATGGCTTTGGCTTTTAATATTAATTTTCCTGATTTCTCTGCTAGTAAGTTTTTTAAATCACTGGCGTCAAATCGCTAAAAGATGTCTTGGCCCGTATATTATTGCATTCTCTCCATCAAACTTAGATAACTATCTGGGTAGTCAGCATAGTGATCAAGCAATATTCGCTCTAGCACTCTTCATGTTAGATAATTCAATATAAGTTTTTTGTTTTGATTTATTGGATTAAGTGGGGGAACTATCAGGAAACGGTCTGTCTCCTGATTGAGCTGTCTTCTGTTATCTTGTTGTCAACGAGATGAATCGATCCAATCTGATTGGCTGCCAATGGGTGTTAGAGCAGATATCTTCAACCGAATGCACCGGCCCCAGCTTCCTAAGATGCTTGGAGTCTGACACATTTCATGTTGCCAATCTTGCTGCACCAAATGTGGTCACTATTATCCAATTGGGTGTACGTGTGAGTCTGCTTTGCAATGGATATTACCGGCACAATACACAGGAGTTCCATTGCCTGCTGAGTTTAAGGCGACTGATGGCAACATCAAGTTAAAGGTGTTTTTTCTCATGAAATATAAAGAAATTCAATCTACCGTATCTGAAAATTTACAGCACAATAGACGGAGTGCTTTCTGGTCGAGTCTCCAGAAAGCTTCCGCCCATTGTGTTTTACTTAGAGGCTGTTCAGGGTTGCCATTGGGAAATCAATAAGCGTTCTTCGTCACTCATCTTGGTTAAATTAGCTAGCGGCATATATTTGCTGGCCACTGCCTGCTTGATCTTGATGTGATGTAGACGAATGTCCAGATCATTATCCAGCCGGATTCCTGCTGGAGGAGCGGTAAAGCCAGCCTGGGTGGGCTTGGCCGCATGGCAGGTGGTGCAGCGTTCATGCAGGATGTTTGTCACCGCACGCATATCATTGCTTGTTGGCATCGTACTGCTGATACTGCCAGTTGTTGGTTTTTGTTCCTCTTGTGCGGCTGGAGTGGAGGATGGTGCAGCTATCATCGCGATGACCAATAACAGGATTCCACTGGCGGCGGGTAAGGTCAGAACATTATGGCCACGGTGACGTAGTACGAAATACTGTCGGATAAGAGCACCTGCCAGAATGAACAATGTCATGATGAACCACGCCGTCTCATTGCTATAAGCAAAGGCGTAGTGGTTACTGATCATCAGGAATACCACCGGAAGGGTAAAGTAGGTGTTATGTACTGATCGTTGTTTGCCACGTTTACCATCCAGTGGGTTGGGTGACTCTTCAGCCTGTAGTGCTGCCACCATGCGCCTTTGCCCCGGAATTATCCAGAAGAATACATTGGCAGACATGCAGGTTGCCATGACTGCTCCCGTTAGCAGAAAGGCAGCCCGCCCCTGGAATACATGACTACTGAAATAAGCAACTCCGGTCATCATCAAGGCGACAGCCACACTTAAGATGCCATCACGTTGCATTTCCGGACTGATACGACGGCACAGTTCATCATATATTAGCCAACCGAATATAAGCAGTGCTACCGCAGCAATACTAGCCTCAGTCGGGGTTAGTACTGCAGCCCAAGCCCATGGGCTGGCCGGATTCACCAGATAGATAGAGGCATTGCTCAAATACAGCAAGCAGAACAGGAAAAATCCGGAAAGCCAGGTGGTATAAGACTTCCAGAAAGACCAGTGCAATTTGTCATCTAGTGGAAAGGGTGGTCGGCTCAGATATTTCTGGTTATGGTAAAAGCCGCCACCATGCACAGATGACATTTCACCCAGCAAGTCGTAACGCTGATCTTGTATTCCTTGTGGCCTGGTCAAACTGTTATCCAGCATGACGAAATAAATTGACTCGCCAATCCAGGCTATGGCAGCGATGACGTGCAACCAGCGTAGCAGTAGGTTGCAAAACTCTAAGAGATAGCTTTCCATGAGTAAGCTTCCTGATCTAAATAATGGGATTCAGCTGCCGCGGTAAGTTGAATATGTCCATGGCGTCACTATTAACGGAACGTGATAGTTTTGCTCTGGATCAGCAATCCCAAAGCGCAGTACAACCTGATCTATAAAACAGGGTTTCGGCAGATTAATACCCTGAGAGAGAAAATAATCACCAGCGTGAAATATCAATTCGTAGATGCCAGACTGCATCTCTTCTTCACTCAATAAAGCTCTCTCGCTACGGCCGTCTTCATTGGTATGTAGATGGCGTAGCAGCGTTTTTTCCCCCCCTTCTATCCGGTGTAGCTCGAAGTACATACCGGCGGCTGCTCGTCCATGCATTGTGTCAAGTACGTGTGTGGAAAGTTTTCCCATTTATTTCTCCAGATGAGTAGATGCTGTCTTATCGTACAGGTGGTTATTTTTTAATTAAAATCTTTTAAGTAGCGAGTTTGACGATATTGTTTTATTTCGCGGATAATTGTCAATGATCCTATGGAATCGGTTTCCGTATTGTGGAGATTAATAAAATGACAGATCATCAGGGGGCAGAAGCAAGAAGAGATTCCATTACTCAAGTCCCACCGATTTCAAGCTTGCTGACATTGATGATGCGGTGATCTATCAGCGCTTGCAGCCAGGAGTGAAGCTATCCGATACAGCACTGGATGACGTATTTTTCTGTTCACGTAGTACAGTTTATTCAGCATTGGCCTGCTGGAACATGATCGGATTGTAGAATAGCTGCCTAATCATGGGACCTATGTCGCCCAATTTGGTATCTCGGAAAGTCGGAATGTGTTCGAGATGCAACGCATGGTGGATGGGATAATTCTGTAAATACTACTGAGTTTGCCTAATTTATTGGTTAAATTGGAGCGGTTAGGACTGATGATCGAGTAGGAATGTACTGAATTCGAACTGCATGACCGAGTGGGTTGGATCCGATTATCCAATCCAATTCATGTTCAATTGGTACTGCTGGCAGAGAAAAATGCACTGACCGAATGAATGAATAGTTTGTATTGCCACAGAGCGCTCATCATCGCTCTGTACGATAGGCCAGGACAAAGTAGCTGCTCATTCGATGAGCATGAGCAGATTCTGAAACTTCTGGCCAGAAGGGATAGTGATGGCGTTCTGCATGCGATGCAGCAGCATCTGCAGGACTGCGAGTATCACATGCATTTTAAGGATCGTAATCCGCAGGATCCATGGACCTTGTTTCATCGCCAGTGTTAGGCGTTTCAAGACGAAGGAGTTCATCTCATGCAGCAGGCTTATCCACGAGACATGGTCGGTTATGGACGACGGCGACCGCAAGTGTTTTGGCCCGGCCAAGCCAGGGTAGCGGTTCAATTTGTCCTCAATTATGAAGAGGGTGGCGAGAGCAGTGTCTTGCATGGTGATGCAGTATCCGAGCAGTTTCTATCAGAAATCGTCGGAGCTGCTGCCTATTCCACCAGGCATATGTCGATGGAAAGTCTATATGAGTATGGCTCACGGGTTGGTGTCTGGCGTATTTTGCGTGAGTTCAAACGACGTGAATTACCATTGACTGTATTTGCTGTCGGCATGGCATTGGAACGTAACCCAGAAGCCGCCGCAGCCTTTGTGGAGCAGGGGCATGAAATAGCTTGTCATGGTTATCGCTGGTTGCATTATCAGCATGCAGACCGTGGGTTGGAGCGTGAGCACATGCAGCGTTGCGTTGAGGTTGTACGTCAATTGACAGGGGAACATCCTGCCGGGTGGTATACCGGTAGAGATAGCCCTAATACCCGGCAACTGGTGGTGGAGGAGGGCGGGTTCTTGTATGACTCCGATTATTATGGTGACGAATTGCCATTTTGGACTGAGGTGAGCATGAGTAATGGGCTGGGTAAACCGCACCTAGTTGTCCCATATACTCTTGATGCAAATGACATGCGATTTGTCTCTACGCAGGGGTTTAATACTGGCGAGCATTTTTTCCAATATCTCAAGGATAGTTTTGATGTTCTTTATGCTGAAGGGGAATTAACGCCCAGCATGCTATCGATTGGTTTGCATTGCCGTTTGATTGGACGGCCTGGTCGCTTTGCTGCCTTGCAGCGTTTTCTTGATTATGTACAGCAGCATCCTTGGGTCTGGGTGTGCCGTCGGGTCGATATCGCCAAGCATTGGTTGCATCATTACCCTTACCCTAAAATGGAGCCCTGCCAATGAAGCCACTTTTTACCTTGCAACAGTTGAACTGCCTGCCGTTCGATTCCTTTGTCGCTGCATTGGGTGGAGTATTCGAACACTCTGGCTGGGTCGCGGAGCGAACTGCAGCCCTGCGCCCTTTCCATTCTGTGGAGGAGCTGGCTGCCGCGATGACCGGTGAAGTGGAAAAGGCTGGCTATGCTGCTCAAATGGTAT
The sequence above is drawn from the Aquitalea denitrificans genome and encodes:
- the gcl gene encoding glyoxylate carboligase; translation: MAKMRAIEAAVHVLIKEGVTTAFGVPGAAINPMYAAMKKIGGIRHLLARHVEGATHMAEGFTRAAPGNIGVCIGTSGPAGTDMITGLYSAAADSIPILCITGQAPRARLHKEDFQAVDIKEIARPVAKWATTVMEPAQLPGALQQAFHLMRSGRPGPVLLDLPFDVQMAEIEFDPETYEPLPAFKPQASRAQVEKALSMLLQAERPIIVAGGGVINANASALLTEFAQIVQLPVIPTLMGWGCIPDDHPLMAGMAGLQTSHRYGNATVLAADFVFGIGNRWANRHTGSVDVYTQGRKFVHIDIEPTQIGRVFAPDFGIVSDAAAALELLIEIAHEWRAQGRLPERQDWVSECQRRKASMLRRSDHADRPIKPMRVYEEMNQYFGRDVRYVSTIGLSQIAAAQFLHVYQPRNWINCGQAGPLGWTIPAAIGTKVGEPTADVVAISGDYDFQFMVEELAVGAQFRIPYIHVLVNNSYLGLIRQAQRQFDIDYCVQLSFENINAPELGSYGVDHVKVVEGLGCKAVRVTDPEQLAAGFAEARRLMNEYSVPVVVEVILERVTNISMGAEINSINEFEDIVDLPV
- the hyi gene encoding hydroxypyruvate isomerase — its product is MPRFAANLSMLFGEVDFLSRFQAAAKAGFSGVEYLFPYDYDKQKLAELLDKHHLVQVLHNLPAGNWAAGERGIACLPDRVGEFQDGVGEAIAYAKTLGCSQLNVLAGIRPARVEADVVQETLYNNLRFAAKALKAEGIKLLVEAINTFDIPGFVITRTPQVLALIRDIGSDNLFVQYDIYHMQRMEGELALTLQSQLQHIAHIQLADNPGRHEPGTGEINYPYLFGLLDRLGYQGWVGCEYKPKAGTVAGLGWVSQYL
- a CDS encoding 2-hydroxy-3-oxopropionate reductase gives rise to the protein MKIGFIGLGIMGAPMAGHLAQAGHVLFVNSRSSLPQSLAEFPVTACDKARQVAELADVIILMLPDTPDVEEVLFGAHGVAEAELRGKVVVDMSSISPIETKQFALQIEKLGGHYLDAPVSGGEVGARAATLSIMVGGPQDVFEQLLPIFQLMGKNITRIGENGDGQTAKVANQIIVALTIEAVGEALLFAARAGADPAKVRQALLGGFASSKILEVHGERMVKRTFDPGFRISLHQKDLNLALSSAQKMALALPATALAQQLLSSCIAQGGAAWDHSAMVRALEQLSDFSIPGQ
- a CDS encoding urate hydroxylase PuuD, translated to MESYLLEFCNLLLRWLHVIAAIAWIGESIYFVMLDNSLTRPQGIQDQRYDLLGEMSSVHGGGFYHNQKYLSRPPFPLDDKLHWSFWKSYTTWLSGFFLFCLLYLSNASIYLVNPASPWAWAAVLTPTEASIAAVALLIFGWLIYDELCRRISPEMQRDGILSVAVALMMTGVAYFSSHVFQGRAAFLLTGAVMATCMSANVFFWIIPGQRRMVAALQAEESPNPLDGKRGKQRSVHNTYFTLPVVFLMISNHYAFAYSNETAWFIMTLFILAGALIRQYFVLRHRGHNVLTLPAASGILLLVIAMIAAPSSTPAAQEEQKPTTGSISSTMPTSNDMRAVTNILHERCTTCHAAKPTQAGFTAPPAGIRLDNDLDIRLHHIKIKQAVASKYMPLANLTKMSDEERLLISQWQP
- the uraH gene encoding hydroxyisourate hydrolase; this translates as MGKLSTHVLDTMHGRAAAGMYFELHRIEGGEKTLLRHLHTNEDGRSERALLSEEEMQSGIYELIFHAGDYFLSQGINLPKPCFIDQVVLRFGIADPEQNYHVPLIVTPWTYSTYRGS
- a CDS encoding FCD domain-containing protein, whose product is MNSLYCHRALIIALYDRPGQSSCSFDEHEQILKLLARRDSDGVLHAMQQHLQDCEYHMHFKDRNPQDPWTLFHRQC
- the puuE gene encoding allantoinase PuuE, coding for MQQAYPRDMVGYGRRRPQVFWPGQARVAVQFVLNYEEGGESSVLHGDAVSEQFLSEIVGAAAYSTRHMSMESLYEYGSRVGVWRILREFKRRELPLTVFAVGMALERNPEAAAAFVEQGHEIACHGYRWLHYQHADRGLEREHMQRCVEVVRQLTGEHPAGWYTGRDSPNTRQLVVEEGGFLYDSDYYGDELPFWTEVSMSNGLGKPHLVVPYTLDANDMRFVSTQGFNTGEHFFQYLKDSFDVLYAEGELTPSMLSIGLHCRLIGRPGRFAALQRFLDYVQQHPWVWVCRRVDIAKHWLHHYPYPKMEPCQ